CAAACGCATGGGGAAAAAGCGGATCATTGCCGAAACTGGTGCTGGTCAACACGGGGTGGCAACGGCTACGGTGTGTGCTCGCTTTGGCTTGGAATGCATCATCTACATGGGGGTGCAGGATATGGAGCGGCAAAAGCTGAATGTCTTTCGCATGAATTTGCTGGGGGCCAGGGTGCAACCAGTCACAGCGGGCACTGGAACCCTCAAGGATGCTACCTCTGAAGCAATCCGGGATTGGGTCACCAATGTGGAAACTACCCATTACATTCTTGGCTCTGTGGCCGGACCCCATCCTTACCCCATGATGGTGCGGGACTTCCACCGGGTCATTGGCCAGGAAACTCGCCAACAGGCATTGAAAAAATGGGGCGGTCTGCCGGATATCTTGCTGGCTTGTGTGGGGGGCGGCTCCAACGCCATGGGGCTGTTCTACGATTTCATTGATGAGCCAGCAGTGCGGTTAATTGGTATCGAAGCGGCAGGGGAAAGCATTGTCTCCGGTAAGCATGCGGCCACTTTAACCATGGGTAAACCGGGGGTGTTACATGGGGCCATGAGTTATTTACTCCAGGATAAGGAGGGTCAAGTAACGGAAGCCCATTCCATTAGTGCTGGTTTAGATTATCCCGGTGTGGGCCCAGAACATAGCTATCTCAAGGATGCGGGACGGGCAGAATATTACAGTGTCACCGACCAAGAGGCGATCACCGCTTTGCAGAGATTATCGCAATTGGAAGGAATTATTCCTGCTCTGGAAACTGCCCATGCCTTTGCCTACCTAGAGACTCTCTGCCCGCAACTGAAAAATGGCGAGCGGATTGTGATCAACTGCTCCGGCCGCGGGGATAAGGACGTACAAACGGTGGCTAAATATCTCCAGATGGAAATTTAACCGGTCAAATTTTCCTTAAAAGTGGCTTTGACAATGGATTAATTTCCCCAGGCCCAGGGAAAAAGAATAATTACTCTGCTTCCCCGATTAGGGTAAAAGCGCCCCAATAATAGGGCTCCGGATACTCTTCCTTGAGTTGGAGCATGGCTTGGCGGAGGGCAGCGGCTTTGCCTAATCCCTGCTGTTGCCATTTTTGGTAAAACTCGGTCATCAGTTTTTCTGTGGAAGCATCATCCACACTCCAGAGGCTAACCAAAATACTTGGTACCCCCGCCGCAATTAGGGAACGGGAAAGGCCGATTACCCCATCGCCGGTGATTTCTCCCTGGCCTGTGTCACAGGCACTAAGGATGGCAATGTCCGCATGGAGGGGGTTAGTTTCAAAATGGTCAAAAATCTCCGCCGCTGTGATGCGCCCCGGGGTGCTCAGTAAATCTTCTTTGCTTTGGTCCGGTTCCGCCGTCAGGTAAATGGCGCTTTCCAAACCGTTTTGCTCGTCAAAGCTGGCATGGGTGGCAAAATGCAACACTTCAGCCCGGGGCATTTGGGCCAAGACCGCTGCTTCCCTAGCTTGTTTACCGATTAGGGGTTGCACCCCCAACAGTTGACCAATTTGTTTTGCTTCATTAGCGGCATTGGTTAAATTATCGAGGTTATCGGGATAGGGGTAGGGATTGCCCACCACTAGGGCCGGGGTCAGATTTAATGCCTGCTGTTTGAGCCGTTGTTTTTGTTGGGCCGTTTGGGCTAGTACCTGGATGGAAGGGGCCGTGAGGATGGTGTGTTTCTCAATTAAATACTGACCATTACTGTCCTGGAGAGCGGGAAAGGGAATGCCAAATAAGGCTCCCTGAGGAATAAAAATAATAGGGGCATCGGCATTGTTGGGTAACAGGTCGGCAATGGGGTCGATCAGAATTTGGTGAAGTTGTTGTAGGGAGGCGCTGGCTTCCTGGGCGGTGCGGCGGGCAATGATATCAGAAGGCGATCGCCTGGTGACGGATTGTCTAGTGGTTTGGAGTAACTGCACAAAATCCACGTCTTGCAAATCTTGGTTGAAGTCCATCTGGCGGAATTCCATGGTGCCGTTGGGGGCAATGACATAGATGTACAGCTTGATTGGGGAAGCGAGATCCTTGGTGGGAATCAGAGCGTAGGTGACCAGGGTACTTTGGCGATCGCCAGCAATTTTTTTCAGGGCGGCAATGGTGGGTTTTTCGGTGGGGATAAAATTAGCATCTCGGGCAAAACGTTTATTGAGCAGTTCTACTAAGGCCCTGGCCCGGCCCCGTTCAGCAACTTCCAAAGCTACAGCGGGTTCATTTTGGGCAATTAAACTTTCCTGTAAACGAAAATAATTGTACAGATAGGTATCAAAGTAGGAAACTTTTAGTTCATCACTTAAATCTTCGCTGTTAATTGATTCAAATAAATCGATAGCTTGGGTTAAAAATAAGGTAGATTTGTCATATTTTCTTTGATCAAATTCGACGTAACCAATATTGCTGAGAATGGTTGCTTCTAGCCCCACATTTTTAACTGCTCGACTGAGGGACAAAGCCTGTTCGTAGTAATTTAATGCCTGGTCATAATCCTCACGGGCATAGTAAATTGTCCCAATATTATTTAAGGTTAAAGCTTCCCCATCCCGGTCTTTAATTTCCCGACGTAGGACTAACGCTTGTTGATAATAGTCCATGGCTTGATTAAGTTCACCCAAGCCGTCATACACGTAACCAATATTGCTCAAAATTGCTCCTTCCACCAGGCGATCGCCAGTTTCTTGGGATATTTTTAGGGCTTCTTTGTAGTAGGTTAAAGCTTCATCTTTTTCACCAACACTATCATAGAGCAATGCAATATTATTTAGTCGTATCCCTTCCCCAGAGCGATCACCTACCAATCGGGCTAACTCCAAAGCCTGTTGATAATATTCTAGGGCCTGGGCTTTTTGCCCCAATCCATCTAAAACTAAGGCGATGTTACTAATGACTGAACCTTGGAGGGATTGGTCCCCCACCGCCTCCGCAATGATTAAAGATTCGATGTAATATTGCAGAGCCTTATCCTTTTCGCCAAAGCCATCGTACACCAAAGCAATGTTATTTAAACGCACTGCTTCCCCCTGGCGATCGCCCACTGAACGGGACATGGTTAGGGCTTCTTGGTAATATTCCAGTGCCTTCTCCCTTTCTCCTAAGTTGTTATAAGCCAAGCCAATATTGCTGAGGCTAGTGCCGATGGTTTCTAAATCATTGAGGCTTTTTCCTAAGGCTAGGGCTTCAGCGTAATATTGCAAAGCTTTTTCACTTTCTCCTAAGTTATCGTAGGCTACTCCCAAGTTATTAATGGTGGTCATTTCTTCGGTTTTGTCGCCAGCTTGACGGATTAAAACCAGAGCCTGTTGATAAAAATCAATGGCTTTTTTTCGATCTGCTAAGGCATTATAAATACTACCAATATTATTTAGGGTAGCTCCCTCTAGGGCCTTATCTTGCAACTGTTGGGCCAAGGGAATCGCTTGTTCATAATAGGCCAGAGCTTGGGATTTTTCGCCAAAGTCAGAATAGATGGTGCCTAAACGATTGAGAGCAAATACTGTTTCCCGATTAACAATGCCTATTTGCCGATAAAATTCCAAACCTTGGGTAAATAATTCGATGGCCTGGAGTAAGGATTCCTTTGAACCTTCATCCATCATGGCCTGGGCTTTAATTAAGGATTGATGCCCTTGGATTTCGACTAGTTGGTTAGCATCGGGCAGAATAATTTGCAGTTTATATTTTCCCGTTACCCCTGATTTATTACTAGTAACCACTACCCCATACCCTTGGGGATCGATTTGATTGATTAAAATCCCCGCATTAGTGTCATATAAATCATCATTTTCTGCCAACTTATTACCTTCCCCATCCATCAAGATTAAATAAGGATCAAAATCTTGGCTTTCTAGGTAAATTAAGACGGGCTGATCCGCCGTTAATTTGAGGGGATAAAGGTCAAAAATTACTCCATTGTCCGCACTTAAATCCCCCGCTTCCAACTCTCCGACGGCGCTATCAATAATTTCTACCTGTTCTTGGCTATAGGCAGGGCAGGAAAGAAAAAAAAACTAAGAATTAATAGCCAAGGGCAGCGCATGGTGGTTTCTCCAGGCAAAAGTCAGAATTAGTCGAGATCAGCTAGGGGAAGTGAGCAAAAACTATAATTATTAGCTAGTTATTGATAGGCTATTGTTCCTGTTACTGGGCAGTCCCCCAGGAAAATTCTAGAACATCAAAGTCGTTATGATGATAAACACAACTAATATTCTTGTTGTTTGCCGTTCGCTCTAGATAGCTCCCATGCTTGATTCAAACTCGTTAGTGATTTACTCCCCGGACAGCAAAGGCGATCGCCAGGATTCCCACCCTAGTGATGCACTACTACGCCTAGAGGGAGTATCAAAAATTTATGGGGCAGGGCCAACGGAGGTCAGGGCCTTGGCCGATGTTAGTTTGGCGATCGAACGGGGGAGTTACTGCGCCATTATGGGGGCTTCCGGATCGGGGAAATCCACCATGATGAATATTATTGGTTGCCTAGACCGTCCTACCCTGGGGCACTATTTTCTTGACGGGGAAGATGTATCCGGTTTGAGTGCCGATCAGTTGGCCAAAATTCGTAACCGCAAAATTGGCTTTGTTTTTCAGCAATTTTACCTGTTGCCCCAGATGAGCGCCCTGGAAAATGTCATGTTGCCAATGATCTATGCGGGCATACCAGCGGAAACCAGGAAGGAAAAGGCCATTGCCGCCTTGGTTAGAGTTGGTCTGAGTCAACGGTTACATAACCGTCCCAATCAATTGTCCGGGGGACAGCAACAACGGGTGGCGATCGCCAGGGCCATTGTCAACGAGCCGCTGTTGCTGCTGGCCGACGAACCCACTGGAGCATTGGATTCCCACACCACCGAGGAAGTGTTAGCCATTTTTGAACAGCTCCATAGCACGGGCATTACCATTGTGGTGGTCACCCACGAAGCTGATGTGGCTAGCCATGGAGAACGAATCATTTCTTTCCAGGACGGCCAAATTCTCCGGGATCAGATGATTAAAACCATTCCCCACGGGATAGAAGAATTTCGTAACAAAGAGTTGGGATAATCTGGACTTCTAGCCCACACTGGCTAAATTGGTCGGTACACCACTGCATAGTCCCCTTCCCGGTTATCCGGCAATAGGAACCCCTTACGACAAAGAACATCAATGGTTTCTTTCACCTTTTGGGGATCTTCGCCAGTGGCCACAATACATTCACTGACTGTCGCGCCGATCGCCTTGGCGGCACAGGTTTTAATAATCAGCACATCCAGCCGTTCTGTGGTGTTAACTGGCGGGGGCGTAACTATCGGAGTAGGAGGGGAGGCTAGGTAATGTTTGTGGTTGTAGATGGCATTGAACTTTCTCTCATCCATGGTGCCAAGGATAATCACATCAATAAACCCCAATATTGTGGGAATACCTGTCCAAGAAAAGATGAGATAGGCTATGCCCGCAAATATATGGCCTAGATAAAATTTATGTAGTCCAAAACTGCCAAACAAAAGGGCAAAAATTAGGGCAACAAAGCGATTTTTCATAGCGGCTGGTGAAAGGAAACCGGCACCTACTGACGATGCTCAACAACAAAAGCGGAATGGGTCCAAGCCCCCCTATTGTCATAGTAACGGATCAGCCTTTGTCGTTCGTTGGGGCGCACCAACCAGCCCACTTCCCCCGAAAAGGGTTGTCCCAATTGCAGGCGATCGGGGGTGCAAGAAGAAGCGCCGTCTGGTAGTAGTAAAACCTTGCTGGGGTTGGGGCCAAGAAAATGAATCTGATCGCCCATCACTTTCCCTTGCATCACTGAAGTTTGTCCTTGCACAGTCACCCGTTGTTCCACGGAATCCCCCGTTTGACTCAGGCTAATTTCCATAGTGCTCAGTTCCGGTTCTCGCCAGTCGGGGTAGCCAGTATAAACCTGGCATTGCCAAGTGCCCAATAGTTGCTCCACCTTTAATGCTGGTCTTTCCTGGGCATCACTCCCCCGGCGAAATTCTCGGATAAACGTCAGGCTAGCTAAGCTTAATCCTTTGTCATACAATTGCACGAATCTCATACGGCGATCGCCATCCACAAAGCCAAATTCCGCCCCAAACTCACTGAAGGGAGCCAACTGCCATGGCCCTTTGGAAAAAGCACCGGTGCCAAAGAAAATGATTTGTCGCCCTAGGGAACGGTAATCCTGGCTATAGTCCTGAGTGGGAGGGTCTTGGTAATCGGGATTATCGTAGCGCCGCAGGCGAAACTTGACTAACTTGTCATCATCCAATCCTTCCAGGGTGAGTATGGAAGGAGTATTGCTCAATATTTCTCCTTGGGGAGATAAGCGGGTAAAACTGCCCTGCCATTCCCCTAAATTTTTGAGAAAGTTTTCCCAGTTAGCCATGGTCATTTGCCCTTGTGATTGGTTCCGCTGTTTTCGAACGATCAATTAAACAATTAAAATCATTCTCCCATTTCCCCATCCTCTCCCCTCTGTGGGCAAGCTTTTCCAGAAATACTGGTTTATCATCGGGGAAAATATGGCTCAGTTTTGCGAGCTAGTTCTAGATTTCTTTCAACCCCCCCATGGAAACTATTCGCCTTGGCCCCAACGGCCCCTCCATTGCTCCCCTGGGTTTGGGTACTTGGTCCTGGGGAGACACCCTGTTTTGGGCCTACGGTAAGGACTTTGGCCCGCAAGAAGTAGAGGGGGCTTTTCATGCTTCCCTGGAGGCCGGAGTTACCTTAATTGACACTGCTGAAATTTATGGTTTTGGGGAATCAGAGCGCCTCATTGGCCGTTTTTGCCGAGAAAAAACCCAAAAAGTGGAAATTGCGACTAAATACTTTCCCTTGCCATGGCGTTGGCAGCGTTCTGACATCACTAAAGCTTTAACTGCCAGTCTGGAACGTTTGCAAATGGACACCATTTGTTTGTATCAAATCCATTGGCCCCTAGAATTTTGGCTCAAAACACCGGATTTCATGGCCGTGTTGGCCGCCGAGGTCAAAAAGGGTCGTATCCAGGCCGTAGGAGTTAGTAACTATTCCGCCCAGCAAATGGCGATCGCCCACGAATGTTTAGCAGCCCAAGGCATTCCCCTCGCTAGCAATCAAGTTCCCTATTCTTTGCTCAACCGGGAGATTGAAAGCAACGGTATTTTGACCCAGGCCCGCCAGCTCAACGTCACTATTTTGGCCTATAGTCCCCTAGCTCAGGGGCTACTCACCGGCAAATATCGCCCCGAAAATTCTCCCAGTCTCCAGGGTGCCCGCCGTCTTGACCCCCGTTTTAGTACCAAAGGATTGCGAAAATTAGCTCCCTTACTTACCCTCTTGGATACCCTGGCAGATAAACATGACAAAACCCCTGCCCAAATTGCCCTCAATTGGCTCATAGCCCAAGGAAATGTTATTCCCATTCCGGGGGCAAAAAATGCTTCCCAAGCTCAACAGAATGCCGGAGCCTTGGGGTGGCAGTTAAACCCAGAGGAAATTGAACAATTGCGAAGTGCTGCCCAAGGTATTTAACAGGTATTTAAAAATGTGTTGGCAAACCAAGTCTTGACCTTTCTTTTTATTCCCTTAACTGTTCCTATTAGACACCAGAAAGCCCTGAAAATTCAACTCAATCCCCCTCAAAACTACTGGCTTAGAAGATTTTTAGAGTAAACTTCAACCCTGGTTAAACTCATATAACAGCCAAATTCCCACTCCCAAACCGACAAAATTCGGCAGCCAGGCAGCCAAAGTGGGAGAAATTAACCCAACAATGCCTAAGCTACCACTGAAAAATCCCAGTATGTAGTAGGCAAAAATAATCACAATGGTTAAACCAAAGCCCGTGGCCCGACTTATCCTTTGGGGCCTAGCTCCGATCGCCGAACCCACCACCGCAAATACAATGCAAACAAAGGGAAAAGCTAATTTTTGTTCCGTCCTAACCTGAAAAAATTGAGTTTTCTTTTCATCGCCAATTAACTTCAAAATTTTGATATAGTCCTGGGCTTCGGCAATGGTCATTTCGTAGGGATCTCGTCCCTGGCGAGCAAAATCAAAGGCCGATTGGGGTAAAGCAATCTGTTTATTGGTGAAGGGAACCGCCTCTTGATAATCCTCGGTTTCCGTCAAGCGATACACAGTACCATGGAAGAAATCCCAGCGTTTATTGTCATTATTCCAAGTGGCATTATCGGAAAGCACAATATGTTTAAGATGGTTTTCTGTCCATTGCAATACTGTTAAGTTTTGCATTTCTTTGCCGTCAAATTTTTCTGCATAAACTAAACTTTTTAACCGCCGTGCCGTTTGACCATTATCGAGCTTAATTTCTTCAAATTCAGGGTAAAAAACATCCCGATTTTGCCAAAAAGGATGCTCCTCATCGATGGATTCAATGAGGATACTGGTAGCTCGATAGTTAGCCACCGGCACTACCCATTCAGTCAACACAAAGGCCCAGCCCGTTACCAGCAGACTCAATACCA
The genomic region above belongs to Synechocystis sp. PCC 6803 substr. PCC-P and contains:
- a CDS encoding DUF3598 family protein, whose translation is MANWENFLKNLGEWQGSFTRLSPQGEILSNTPSILTLEGLDDDKLVKFRLRRYDNPDYQDPPTQDYSQDYRSLGRQIIFFGTGAFSKGPWQLAPFSEFGAEFGFVDGDRRMRFVQLYDKGLSLASLTFIREFRRGSDAQERPALKVEQLLGTWQCQVYTGYPDWREPELSTMEISLSQTGDSVEQRVTVQGQTSVMQGKVMGDQIHFLGPNPSKVLLLPDGASSCTPDRLQLGQPFSGEVGWLVRPNERQRLIRYYDNRGAWTHSAFVVEHRQ
- the trpB gene encoding tryptophan synthase subunit beta, whose translation is MNITSPLSAPSHQYPDALGRFGNYGGKYVPETLMPALTELEEAYYRYRAESSFQEELAGLLKDYVGRSSPLYFAERLSAHYARPDGTYPLIYLKREDLNHTGAHKINNALGQVLLAKRMGKKRIIAETGAGQHGVATATVCARFGLECIIYMGVQDMERQKLNVFRMNLLGARVQPVTAGTGTLKDATSEAIRDWVTNVETTHYILGSVAGPHPYPMMVRDFHRVIGQETRQQALKKWGGLPDILLACVGGGSNAMGLFYDFIDEPAVRLIGIEAAGESIVSGKHAATLTMGKPGVLHGAMSYLLQDKEGQVTEAHSISAGLDYPGVGPEHSYLKDAGRAEYYSVTDQEAITALQRLSQLEGIIPALETAHAFAYLETLCPQLKNGERIVINCSGRGDKDVQTVAKYLQMEI
- a CDS encoding tetratricopeptide repeat protein, giving the protein MEAGDLSADNGVIFDLYPLKLTADQPVLIYLESQDFDPYLILMDGEGNKLAENDDLYDTNAGILINQIDPQGYGVVVTSNKSGVTGKYKLQIILPDANQLVEIQGHQSLIKAQAMMDEGSKESLLQAIELFTQGLEFYRQIGIVNRETVFALNRLGTIYSDFGEKSQALAYYEQAIPLAQQLQDKALEGATLNNIGSIYNALADRKKAIDFYQQALVLIRQAGDKTEEMTTINNLGVAYDNLGESEKALQYYAEALALGKSLNDLETIGTSLSNIGLAYNNLGEREKALEYYQEALTMSRSVGDRQGEAVRLNNIALVYDGFGEKDKALQYYIESLIIAEAVGDQSLQGSVISNIALVLDGLGQKAQALEYYQQALELARLVGDRSGEGIRLNNIALLYDSVGEKDEALTYYKEALKISQETGDRLVEGAILSNIGYVYDGLGELNQAMDYYQQALVLRREIKDRDGEALTLNNIGTIYYAREDYDQALNYYEQALSLSRAVKNVGLEATILSNIGYVEFDQRKYDKSTLFLTQAIDLFESINSEDLSDELKVSYFDTYLYNYFRLQESLIAQNEPAVALEVAERGRARALVELLNKRFARDANFIPTEKPTIAALKKIAGDRQSTLVTYALIPTKDLASPIKLYIYVIAPNGTMEFRQMDFNQDLQDVDFVQLLQTTRQSVTRRSPSDIIARRTAQEASASLQQLHQILIDPIADLLPNNADAPIIFIPQGALFGIPFPALQDSNGQYLIEKHTILTAPSIQVLAQTAQQKQRLKQQALNLTPALVVGNPYPYPDNLDNLTNAANEAKQIGQLLGVQPLIGKQAREAAVLAQMPRAEVLHFATHASFDEQNGLESAIYLTAEPDQSKEDLLSTPGRITAAEIFDHFETNPLHADIAILSACDTGQGEITGDGVIGLSRSLIAAGVPSILVSLWSVDDASTEKLMTEFYQKWQQQGLGKAAALRQAMLQLKEEYPEPYYWGAFTLIGEAE
- a CDS encoding aldo/keto reductase, whose translation is METIRLGPNGPSIAPLGLGTWSWGDTLFWAYGKDFGPQEVEGAFHASLEAGVTLIDTAEIYGFGESERLIGRFCREKTQKVEIATKYFPLPWRWQRSDITKALTASLERLQMDTICLYQIHWPLEFWLKTPDFMAVLAAEVKKGRIQAVGVSNYSAQQMAIAHECLAAQGIPLASNQVPYSLLNREIESNGILTQARQLNVTILAYSPLAQGLLTGKYRPENSPSLQGARRLDPRFSTKGLRKLAPLLTLLDTLADKHDKTPAQIALNWLIAQGNVIPIPGAKNASQAQQNAGALGWQLNPEEIEQLRSAAQGI
- a CDS encoding LptF/LptG family permease; translated protein: MFLSKTLTSLGQWPHSLPRISLMDRYVARQLIPPFLFSVGVVASLGLAIGNLSDLGNKIVEKNLPVAKAAEVLLLKVPEFLAYSLPVAVMLATMMTFGRLSGDCEIIAIRSCGVSLYRLILPAVVLSLLVTGWAFVLTEWVVPVANYRATSILIESIDEEHPFWQNRDVFYPEFEEIKLDNGQTARRLKSLVYAEKFDGKEMQNLTVLQWTENHLKHIVLSDNATWNNDNKRWDFFHGTVYRLTETEDYQEAVPFTNKQIALPQSAFDFARQGRDPYEMTIAEAQDYIKILKLIGDEKKTQFFQVRTEQKLAFPFVCIVFAVVGSAIGARPQRISRATGFGLTIVIIFAYYILGFFSGSLGIVGLISPTLAAWLPNFVGLGVGIWLLYEFNQG
- a CDS encoding TM2 domain-containing protein produces the protein MKNRFVALIFALLFGSFGLHKFYLGHIFAGIAYLIFSWTGIPTILGFIDVIILGTMDERKFNAIYNHKHYLASPPTPIVTPPPVNTTERLDVLIIKTCAAKAIGATVSECIVATGEDPQKVKETIDVLCRKGFLLPDNREGDYAVVYRPI
- a CDS encoding ABC transporter ATP-binding protein, which codes for MLDSNSLVIYSPDSKGDRQDSHPSDALLRLEGVSKIYGAGPTEVRALADVSLAIERGSYCAIMGASGSGKSTMMNIIGCLDRPTLGHYFLDGEDVSGLSADQLAKIRNRKIGFVFQQFYLLPQMSALENVMLPMIYAGIPAETRKEKAIAALVRVGLSQRLHNRPNQLSGGQQQRVAIARAIVNEPLLLLADEPTGALDSHTTEEVLAIFEQLHSTGITIVVVTHEADVASHGERIISFQDGQILRDQMIKTIPHGIEEFRNKELG